The following proteins are co-located in the Pedobacter sp. FW305-3-2-15-E-R2A2 genome:
- a CDS encoding DUF6266 family protein — MGNLRNGLFGGFHGRIGNLVGYTLKGKHVIRTIGKSSKPLTPARKANCEKMKVVNEILKPSIHAIRAGFRLAVAGTDRNEYNEAVSYNKKNALQGIYPDISLDYTKVLMSMGALPVAVKPSISQNHEKITFNWEISDSPASEYHTDRTMLVIYFPDIKETCCQLIGAKRVEGKDVIVIGLEHINERMEAYISFAKDNGKAVSNSVHAGSLNLDRKAKTPDNNTLEIEDITEFVKDLQHKLTQKVGEGCEFSLNQHDARIAELRINPSPDEQPDLETFLLSTLSLLFEKARVNRVVVNINTNNQETISLLRLMGFRKEGRFIENRFLNGKWVDEYQFAILKSEWDLLN, encoded by the coding sequence ATGGGAAATTTAAGAAATGGGTTATTTGGCGGATTCCATGGCAGAATCGGCAACCTGGTAGGTTATACCTTAAAAGGTAAACATGTGATTAGAACAATTGGCAAAAGCAGTAAACCCCTTACTCCGGCAAGAAAGGCAAATTGTGAAAAGATGAAGGTGGTCAATGAGATCCTCAAGCCTTCCATTCATGCGATCAGGGCAGGATTTCGTTTGGCAGTTGCCGGAACGGATAGAAACGAGTACAATGAGGCAGTTTCTTACAATAAAAAAAATGCGCTTCAGGGCATATATCCAGACATTAGCCTGGACTATACGAAAGTATTAATGAGCATGGGAGCGCTTCCTGTAGCTGTTAAGCCGAGCATCAGCCAAAATCATGAGAAAATCACGTTTAACTGGGAAATATCGGACAGTCCGGCGAGCGAGTACCACACTGACCGCACAATGCTGGTGATCTATTTTCCAGATATAAAAGAGACCTGCTGCCAACTGATCGGGGCAAAAAGAGTCGAAGGTAAAGATGTGATTGTAATTGGCTTGGAACATATCAATGAACGTATGGAGGCCTATATTTCTTTTGCTAAAGACAATGGAAAAGCAGTTTCCAATAGTGTGCATGCAGGTTCTTTAAACCTGGATCGTAAAGCGAAAACTCCAGACAATAACACTCTGGAAATTGAGGATATCACAGAGTTTGTCAAGGATCTACAGCATAAACTGACACAAAAGGTGGGCGAAGGCTGTGAATTTAGCCTCAATCAGCATGATGCCCGTATTGCAGAACTCAGAATCAACCCCTCTCCTGACGAACAACCGGACTTAGAAACATTTCTATTATCAACGCTGTCTCTTTTATTTGAAAAGGCAAGGGTTAACCGGGTTGTAGTCAATATAAACACGAATAATCAGGAAACCATCAGCTTATTGAGGCTAATGGGTTTTAGAAAAGAAGGTCGTTTTATTGAAAATCGCTTTCTGAATGGCAAATGGGTTGATGAATATCAGTTTGCGATATTGAAGTCGGAATGGGACCTGCTGAATTAG
- a CDS encoding peptidoglycan-binding protein yields METIKLLLGIICIPVICSSGMPDRRLLSDPIAEEKIRTRVLAIAEKELGVREKTGKNDGERVERYLKYIGLPKGHAWCGAYTSWVYGQVGLSKPRTGWTPALFPANRLVKKPKPADLFGIYFPSLKRVAHAGFVRSIKSDWVLTTEGNTNIEGGREGDGVYKKRRHLRTIAKFANWIGKENKP; encoded by the coding sequence ATGGAAACAATTAAGCTTTTATTGGGCATCATTTGTATCCCTGTTATTTGCAGCAGTGGGATGCCTGATCGCCGTCTGTTAAGCGATCCGATTGCAGAGGAAAAAATCAGAACCCGGGTGCTTGCAATTGCGGAAAAGGAACTTGGTGTCAGAGAAAAAACCGGAAAAAATGATGGAGAAAGGGTGGAGCGTTATCTAAAATATATAGGCTTACCAAAAGGCCATGCCTGGTGTGGAGCATATACAAGTTGGGTATACGGACAGGTAGGTCTTTCTAAACCCAGGACGGGTTGGACACCAGCGCTCTTTCCGGCAAACCGGCTCGTCAAAAAGCCAAAGCCTGCAGATCTTTTTGGAATCTATTTTCCATCATTGAAGCGGGTTGCACATGCCGGATTTGTGCGAAGCATCAAGTCAGACTGGGTACTGACTACGGAAGGCAACACCAATATAGAAGGGGGCAGAGAAGGCGATGGGGTTTATAAAAAGCGCAGACATCTGCGCACCATCGCCAAATTTGCAAACTGGATAGGGAAGGAGAACAAACCATGA
- a CDS encoding DUF6266 family protein, whose product MGFLEAGPFYHLTGKVGNNVGRRVKNKNVFSMKPGKSSKPATKGQVNQRAGFGLIMKQVSLFSGAIALGFRDNKENVAPGNAAVSYNLKHGLKGTAPNYSIDYENFSVGKGKLTSVQKTTVVGVAGETATLDISWQLIVGYGISNNTDLVKVYIHTPEIEHVITNAVVTLRSALTLRMVVPFDFIGLPLHCYIMIVSADEKMVSDSKYCGSVTLT is encoded by the coding sequence ATGGGATTTTTAGAAGCAGGTCCATTCTACCACCTCACAGGAAAAGTAGGAAATAACGTTGGCCGTCGTGTCAAAAACAAAAATGTATTTTCAATGAAGCCAGGGAAATCATCGAAGCCCGCTACAAAAGGGCAGGTTAATCAACGTGCCGGCTTTGGACTGATTATGAAGCAAGTGAGTCTCTTTAGCGGGGCAATTGCGCTTGGATTCAGAGACAACAAGGAAAATGTTGCTCCTGGAAATGCAGCAGTCAGCTACAACCTTAAACATGGGCTTAAAGGAACAGCGCCAAATTACAGCATCGACTACGAGAATTTTTCAGTAGGTAAGGGCAAGTTAACTTCTGTCCAGAAAACGACTGTAGTTGGTGTAGCCGGAGAAACAGCTACACTGGATATCTCATGGCAGTTAATCGTTGGCTATGGCATAAGTAATAACACCGATTTAGTGAAGGTCTATATCCATACACCGGAGATAGAACACGTCATCACCAATGCGGTAGTTACCTTACGCTCGGCTTTAACACTTAGGATGGTGGTTCCATTTGACTTTATCGGTCTGCCACTTCATTGTTATATCATGATCGTCAGTGCTGATGAAAAAATGGTTTCAGATTCCAAATATTGTGGAAGCGTTACCTTAACCTAA
- a CDS encoding JAB domain-containing protein — translation MKKNLYNVSQIELTYRPKLKASERPVIKCMEDVYGIFMQCWDKGKIDLIEEFKMILLDKGSAVLGVINISSGGMDSVIADHKAIVTAAILGKASGIILAHNHPSARLFPSERDIALTKTIKGAAASLDIAVVDHLIVTQSGYYSFANKGLL, via the coding sequence ATGAAAAAGAACCTATATAATGTATCGCAGATTGAATTGACATATAGGCCTAAATTGAAAGCATCCGAACGACCGGTCATAAAATGTATGGAGGATGTGTATGGAATTTTTATGCAATGCTGGGATAAGGGTAAAATTGACCTGATCGAAGAGTTCAAAATGATCCTGTTGGATAAGGGGAGTGCGGTCCTTGGAGTCATAAACATTTCTAGTGGTGGCATGGACTCAGTGATTGCTGATCATAAAGCGATCGTTACTGCGGCCATATTAGGCAAAGCGAGTGGGATTATTCTAGCCCACAATCACCCCAGCGCAAGATTGTTTCCAAGCGAGCGGGATATTGCATTAACAAAGACCATAAAAGGAGCAGCAGCTTCCCTGGATATTGCGGTAGTGGACCATTTGATTGTGACCCAAAGCGGTTATTACAGTTTTGCCAATAAAGGCCTGTTATAA
- a CDS encoding TonB-dependent receptor yields the protein MKFLRMTLMTLFTFGYLSSFAQSQGGISGKITLFDGQAYSSASVTLLGTKKTTLTDEKGKYSFSSLEPGSYTVRIQVLGAAQKDLQVNVLAGQTAMADYQLTRENVLALQEVTIAGTVNRFSKKESVYIARLPLKNLENPQVYSSIPKELIQEQMATDLGSIAKNVPGAGVPMIANQGRVTFRSRGFDTEPNARNGVAGAAFSSIDPANIERVEVIKGPSTTLFGTNIASSYGGLYNRVTKKPYNGFGGEVSYFGGSWNFNRIAVDVNTPVNADKTVLFRLNGATSFEKSFQDQGFTNSVSVAPSFSYQVTDRLSLLFDVEFGQAKGTSVVRFNPFVSPTIVSEKSIVDLQFPYNKTFIGNDLPYQTQMLNIFAQANYKMSESWTSQTIISRARSSINGYITALRGTAETKISPQIITGHTSFIATNLQQNFIGDFKIAKLRNRLVVGLDYYNNANDFDRVTVNYPAVDFINTPATYRLSRFKVDSLTSKGALRRESNGDNAYSAYASDVINITDRLLAMLSLRVNHFRNQGVYDITKGQTSGGLSSSGLQTGPYKQTSLSQKFGLVYELSKDHVSLFGNYMSGFFNKSGVTADGAAVKPEQANQLELGVKGDVFNHKLVGTISYYDIKVKDVLRNDPNDPTNAYQIQDGTQLSRGVEVELTANPFEGVNLVAGYAYNDSKMTKANANINGLRPGLSGPAHSLNFWMSYRVPYGSLQGLGLGFGGNHGSSSYHTNTSTTKITIPAYTMLDASIFYDQPKYRIGFKVDNLTSEKAWSVRLTPQAPARFIGSVTLKF from the coding sequence ATGAAATTTTTACGCATGACGCTGATGACCTTATTTACATTCGGTTATCTCAGTTCTTTTGCCCAGTCGCAGGGAGGCATCTCGGGCAAAATCACACTCTTCGACGGACAAGCCTACAGTTCTGCTTCGGTAACCCTGCTGGGCACAAAGAAAACAACACTTACAGACGAAAAGGGGAAGTATTCGTTCAGTAGCCTGGAGCCGGGAAGTTATACCGTAAGGATTCAGGTCCTTGGCGCAGCGCAGAAAGACCTTCAGGTAAATGTACTTGCCGGGCAAACCGCAATGGCTGATTATCAGCTAACCAGAGAAAATGTACTCGCCTTGCAGGAAGTCACGATTGCAGGAACGGTAAACCGCTTCTCAAAAAAGGAAAGTGTTTACATCGCAAGGTTGCCATTGAAAAATCTGGAAAACCCACAGGTGTATTCCTCTATTCCAAAGGAATTGATTCAGGAGCAAATGGCTACAGACCTGGGCAGTATTGCTAAAAATGTTCCGGGAGCAGGGGTGCCAATGATTGCCAATCAGGGTAGGGTTACCTTCCGTTCCAGAGGTTTTGATACGGAACCCAATGCCCGTAACGGGGTAGCAGGGGCAGCTTTCTCTTCCATAGATCCTGCAAATATCGAGCGGGTGGAAGTGATTAAAGGCCCTTCTACCACCTTGTTTGGAACCAATATTGCAAGTAGCTACGGCGGTTTGTACAACCGCGTTACAAAGAAACCTTACAATGGTTTTGGCGGAGAGGTCAGTTATTTTGGCGGAAGCTGGAACTTTAACCGAATCGCAGTGGATGTGAACACCCCGGTGAACGCTGATAAAACCGTATTGTTCCGATTAAACGGAGCGACAAGCTTTGAAAAAAGCTTTCAGGATCAGGGCTTTACCAATAGTGTGAGTGTGGCACCAAGCTTCTCATATCAGGTAACAGACCGTCTATCCTTATTGTTTGATGTAGAATTTGGTCAGGCGAAAGGAACTTCAGTCGTCCGTTTTAATCCTTTCGTGAGTCCGACAATAGTATCTGAAAAATCGATTGTAGATTTGCAGTTTCCTTACAATAAGACTTTTATAGGGAATGATTTGCCTTACCAGACCCAAATGCTGAACATCTTTGCCCAGGCAAATTACAAGATGTCGGAAAGCTGGACTTCACAAACCATCATTTCCCGTGCCCGTTCTTCGATAAACGGCTATATCACGGCATTAAGAGGAACGGCGGAAACCAAAATCAGTCCTCAGATCATTACCGGACATACCTCATTTATTGCCACAAACCTACAGCAGAACTTTATCGGTGATTTTAAAATCGCGAAACTACGCAACCGCCTGGTGGTGGGATTGGATTATTACAATAACGCCAATGATTTTGACCGGGTAACGGTGAATTATCCCGCGGTAGACTTTATCAATACGCCCGCCACTTACCGTCTGAGCCGGTTTAAAGTGGATTCACTAACGAGTAAAGGTGCACTTAGAAGAGAAAGCAATGGCGATAATGCCTATTCTGCTTATGCTTCAGACGTGATCAACATTACCGATCGTCTCCTTGCAATGTTGAGCCTTCGTGTAAATCACTTCCGGAATCAGGGCGTTTACGACATCACTAAAGGGCAAACCTCAGGAGGTTTGAGTTCCTCAGGATTGCAAACAGGTCCTTATAAACAAACTTCCTTATCGCAGAAATTCGGATTGGTTTATGAGCTTTCCAAAGACCATGTTTCCTTATTTGGTAACTATATGAGTGGCTTTTTCAATAAAAGTGGTGTTACTGCAGATGGTGCTGCTGTTAAGCCGGAGCAAGCCAATCAGCTGGAACTTGGGGTTAAAGGAGATGTGTTCAACCATAAATTGGTAGGAACGATCAGCTATTACGACATTAAGGTTAAAGACGTTTTGCGCAATGACCCTAATGATCCGACGAATGCTTATCAGATTCAGGACGGAACCCAGCTGAGCAGAGGGGTAGAGGTAGAATTAACCGCCAATCCTTTTGAAGGTGTGAACCTGGTAGCAGGATATGCCTATAACGATAGTAAGATGACGAAAGCAAATGCAAATATCAATGGTTTACGTCCGGGTTTATCTGGACCCGCACATTCCTTAAATTTCTGGATGAGTTACCGCGTTCCTTATGGATCTTTACAAGGTCTGGGACTGGGTTTTGGTGGTAATCATGGAAGTTCATCTTACCATACCAATACCAGCACGACAAAAATTACGATTCCTGCCTATACCATGCTGGATGCAAGCATTTTCTACGATCAGCCGAAATACCGTATTGGTTTTAAGGTAGATAACCTGACGAGCGAAAAAGCATGGTCGGTAAGACTAACACCTCAGGCACCAGCCAGATTTATCGGCTCAGTTACCTTAAAATTCTAG
- a CDS encoding TetR/AcrR family transcriptional regulator has product MIRKVTSGPIRDKERTKLKLLSAVGSILKKDGFTGLNVSNVAKKANVHRKLIYDYFGGMENLVKDYLNGKDYFKVSLDQIDEIMESSKTDFGRQMAYTLLENQFDALMENEEMRRIINWGLSENLKPLVELNQERERLGELFFSQITDDYFKDKDKNFRAIEGILVGGIYYMTLQAKMSGETMCGIDINTTEGKSEMKKAIKQIVEWAYS; this is encoded by the coding sequence ATGATTAGAAAAGTTACCAGTGGGCCTATCAGAGATAAAGAACGAACTAAACTGAAACTCTTAAGTGCTGTAGGCAGCATTTTAAAAAAAGACGGTTTTACAGGTTTGAATGTTAGCAATGTGGCAAAAAAAGCCAATGTACACAGGAAACTGATCTATGATTATTTTGGAGGAATGGAAAATCTGGTGAAGGACTATTTGAACGGTAAGGATTACTTTAAAGTCAGCCTGGATCAGATCGATGAAATTATGGAATCAAGTAAGACGGATTTCGGCAGGCAAATGGCCTATACGCTTTTAGAAAATCAGTTCGATGCGCTAATGGAGAACGAAGAAATGCGTAGAATAATTAACTGGGGACTAAGTGAGAATCTCAAACCACTGGTAGAATTAAATCAGGAGCGCGAACGGTTGGGGGAATTGTTTTTTAGCCAAATTACAGATGATTATTTTAAAGATAAGGACAAAAACTTTAGGGCTATAGAAGGTATTTTGGTGGGAGGTATCTATTACATGACCCTTCAGGCAAAGATGAGCGGAGAAACAATGTGTGGCATTGATATCAATACGACTGAAGGCAAGTCTGAAATGAAGAAAGCCATAAAGCAAATTGTAGAATGGGCTTACTCGTAA
- a CDS encoding tyrosine-type recombinase/integrase: MGKHLYFQVKKTKEDLSIKLPKESLDILKFYKTYQRKSDTLDPDSFIFPLLNIATDETDKLKLFNAISSATAFTNKSLRKIGILANINKKISFHTARHSWAVRALQKGMRIEYVSKLMGHASVKHTEIYARILNEELDKAMNIFDKTQKLKKAV; the protein is encoded by the coding sequence ATGGGAAAACATCTCTACTTCCAGGTCAAAAAGACAAAAGAGGATCTGAGTATCAAGCTACCAAAAGAATCACTCGATATACTTAAGTTTTACAAAACCTATCAGCGTAAGAGTGACACTCTTGATCCGGATTCATTCATCTTCCCGTTGCTTAATATAGCTACTGATGAAACTGATAAACTGAAACTCTTCAATGCAATTTCATCGGCTACTGCTTTCACAAATAAGAGCCTCCGGAAAATCGGCATTCTCGCAAACATCAATAAAAAGATTTCCTTTCACACAGCCAGGCATAGTTGGGCAGTAAGAGCGCTGCAGAAAGGGATGCGAATAGAGTATGTTTCCAAACTGATGGGTCACGCATCGGTAAAACATACAGAGATTTATGCAAGAATATTGAATGAGGAACTGGATAAAGCCATGAATATTTTCGACAAAACACAGAAGTTAAAAAAGGCAGTATAG
- a CDS encoding zinc metallopeptidase: protein MGYYLIAGVMFVIGLIVSGRLKSKFKEYSEIGLTNGMSGKEIALRMLADHNIYDVQVISVPGHLSDHYNPEDKTVNLSPDVFEGRSIAAAAVAAHECGHAVQHARAYSMLSFRSKIVPLVNVSTQLSQWVILAGLGFLFGRSNPTILLAGICLFAVSTLFTIITLPVEYDASDRALKWLENNHITTRYEHDKAADALKWAARTYVVAAISSVATLLYYLLLFFNSRDRS, encoded by the coding sequence ATGGGATATTACCTTATCGCAGGTGTGATGTTTGTGATAGGACTAATCGTCAGCGGACGATTAAAAAGTAAATTTAAAGAATACAGTGAAATCGGCCTTACCAATGGAATGAGCGGCAAAGAGATTGCGTTGCGGATGCTCGCTGACCACAACATTTATGATGTACAGGTCATCTCCGTGCCAGGCCATTTAAGCGACCACTACAACCCGGAGGACAAAACAGTAAACCTGAGTCCGGATGTCTTTGAAGGACGCAGTATTGCCGCCGCCGCTGTAGCAGCGCATGAATGCGGACATGCAGTTCAGCATGCCAGGGCCTATTCCATGCTCAGTTTTCGCAGCAAGATTGTCCCTTTAGTCAATGTCAGTACACAGCTTTCCCAATGGGTGATCCTGGCTGGTCTGGGATTTCTGTTCGGCAGGTCAAATCCTACAATCCTGCTTGCCGGCATCTGTTTGTTTGCAGTGAGCACCTTGTTCACAATCATTACACTGCCTGTAGAATACGATGCCAGTGACCGCGCGTTGAAATGGCTGGAGAACAACCACATCACTACCCGTTATGAACATGATAAAGCTGCTGATGCCTTAAAATGGGCCGCAAGAACTTACGTTGTGGCCGCGATTAGCTCAGTCGCCACGTTATTGTATTACCTGCTGCTGTTTTTCAATAGCCGCGACAGGTCCTGA
- a CDS encoding alpha/beta hydrolase: MKQIITAILFVLSISIGKAELTNKGAVKIDTTAVVKIGGINQFIKLQGIDDTKPLLLFLHGGPGTSLIPVADKFTDKLKAHFVVVQWDQREVGETLKLNHSTEKLSLGLLQKDTYEVIKYLLQRFKHKKLFLVSHSFGSMLGFDIAEKHPELLYAFIPISAIVDQKKNATLTMEMLVKWAGQTKNETAIKELTLVNLPFEKKDDLFYSQKWLFIHNGVDFAKEDGFKAKYHEWLAVWFPMWKNSVTSNLFKTLPALKCPVYFIEGIGDQQKSHYIVEDYYKFLKAPKKELFWFDKSGHTVFNSEPEKLQQVIIEKILPAALK; encoded by the coding sequence ATGAAGCAAATAATAACCGCCATTCTCTTTGTTCTTTCAATTTCAATAGGAAAAGCGGAATTGACAAATAAAGGAGCAGTTAAGATCGATACAACAGCAGTAGTTAAAATCGGCGGAATAAATCAATTTATAAAGCTTCAGGGAATAGATGACACAAAGCCATTATTGTTGTTTCTTCATGGCGGTCCGGGCACTTCACTCATCCCTGTTGCTGATAAATTTACCGATAAACTCAAAGCGCATTTTGTGGTGGTTCAATGGGATCAAAGAGAGGTTGGTGAAACTTTAAAATTAAACCATTCCACAGAAAAGCTTTCTCTCGGCTTATTGCAGAAAGATACTTACGAAGTGATAAAATACCTGCTGCAAAGGTTTAAACATAAAAAACTGTTCCTGGTTTCTCATTCTTTTGGTTCCATGTTAGGTTTTGACATTGCCGAAAAACATCCTGAATTGCTATACGCTTTTATCCCGATCAGTGCGATCGTAGATCAAAAGAAAAATGCAACATTAACGATGGAAATGTTGGTTAAATGGGCAGGCCAAACAAAAAATGAAACGGCTATAAAGGAACTGACCCTGGTAAATCTGCCTTTTGAAAAGAAGGATGACCTATTCTATTCTCAAAAATGGCTGTTTATACATAATGGTGTTGATTTTGCGAAAGAAGATGGATTTAAAGCAAAATATCACGAATGGCTGGCGGTCTGGTTTCCAATGTGGAAGAATTCAGTAACCAGCAATCTATTCAAAACCCTGCCTGCTTTAAAATGTCCGGTTTACTTTATTGAAGGAATCGGTGACCAGCAGAAGTCTCATTACATTGTGGAAGATTATTATAAGTTTCTAAAAGCACCAAAGAAAGAATTGTTTTGGTTTGATAAATCAGGACATACAGTTTTCAATAGTGAACCGGAAAAGCTGCAACAGGTAATTATTGAAAAGATATTGCCGGCAGCGCTAAAATAA
- a CDS encoding Arm DNA-binding domain-containing protein, which translates to MASVKVYPRLDKINKNGQVPIYLRLTKNRKSKYIALDVYINPKD; encoded by the coding sequence ATGGCATCAGTTAAAGTCTATCCCAGGCTAGATAAGATCAATAAAAATGGCCAGGTGCCGATCTATCTACGTCTAACCAAAAACAGAAAATCAAAGTACATCGCTCTCGATGTCTACATCAATCCAAAAGACTAG
- a CDS encoding site-specific integrase yields METKSKFITAYDIKSTIIGNPPADFFEFMSNRSKALSEELSIGTIRRFNGILGKLKKFTKRDKLFFDEINIKFIRDFQQFLVEELKNHNNTIHSNLKAIRKMISDAIDEELMPAEKNPFNKIKLKGQKTFREFLLDDELERIESLDLEHGSIINHHRNLYVFSAYSGGVRISDLLLMRWKNFNGKTSLLPGQKDKRGSEYQATKRITRYT; encoded by the coding sequence ATGGAAACCAAATCTAAATTTATCACAGCCTATGATATCAAGTCCACGATCATTGGTAATCCACCAGCTGATTTTTTTGAGTTTATGTCGAATAGGAGTAAGGCACTATCTGAAGAGTTGAGTATTGGAACAATCAGAAGGTTCAATGGCATACTTGGCAAACTGAAAAAATTCACAAAGCGGGACAAGTTGTTCTTTGATGAGATTAACATCAAGTTTATAAGAGACTTTCAGCAGTTCCTGGTTGAAGAACTAAAGAATCACAACAACACTATTCATTCCAACCTGAAAGCAATCAGAAAGATGATCAGTGATGCGATTGATGAAGAGCTGATGCCGGCAGAGAAAAACCCTTTCAATAAGATCAAACTGAAAGGGCAAAAGACCTTCAGAGAATTTCTTCTGGATGATGAACTGGAAAGAATTGAAAGCCTGGATTTGGAGCATGGTTCCATCATCAACCACCATCGAAACCTTTACGTTTTCAGCGCCTACTCCGGAGGCGTCCGGATTTCGGATCTGCTGCTTATGCGTTGGAAGAATTTCAATGGGAAAACATCTCTACTTCCAGGTCAAAAAGACAAAAGAGGATCTGAGTATCAAGCTACCAAAAGAATCACTCGATATACTTAA
- a CDS encoding DUF6266 family protein, with protein sequence MAILRGGLFGNLSGKIGGLVFSTRNNQTEVRELPKKYEGPVTQTSLNLRAKWKLLMEFLMLFIPFIRIGYPKQPKQRMTAFNLAISENYRNIIKGEYPNLEIDYSKVSLSKGRLDGLSSLKTDQIDGQTFDLKWSSSVKWYQYPTTDACDRIYCILYDPIDKLAVEVSGDAMRSDTHFLFSLPDDMAGKKIHMYVFLHSAAKRVVSQTQYQCLDLREPESAEKFRNLKTCCNAIVCSAVETKKEDLRNVTKHLVIPKAVVLKKKSGTIRKVVRGIRKSIRQKRP encoded by the coding sequence ATGGCTATTCTAAGAGGTGGTCTTTTCGGAAATCTTTCCGGAAAGATCGGAGGACTGGTATTCTCCACAAGAAACAATCAGACCGAGGTAAGAGAACTTCCTAAAAAGTACGAAGGACCGGTAACACAGACAAGTTTAAACCTTAGGGCAAAATGGAAACTGCTAATGGAATTTTTAATGCTGTTTATCCCTTTTATACGGATCGGATATCCTAAGCAGCCCAAACAACGCATGACCGCATTTAATCTCGCCATTTCGGAAAACTATCGTAACATCATCAAGGGAGAATATCCAAATCTGGAAATTGATTATTCTAAAGTAAGCCTCAGCAAAGGACGTCTGGATGGGCTGAGTAGTTTGAAAACAGATCAGATTGATGGTCAGACGTTTGACTTAAAATGGAGTAGCAGCGTAAAATGGTATCAGTATCCGACCACTGATGCTTGTGACCGTATTTACTGTATCCTTTATGATCCCATCGATAAACTCGCTGTTGAAGTCTCCGGGGATGCCATGAGAAGCGACACTCATTTCCTATTCTCCCTGCCTGATGATATGGCAGGAAAGAAAATCCATATGTATGTGTTTCTGCATTCTGCTGCAAAAAGGGTGGTATCCCAAACACAGTACCAATGTTTGGATTTACGGGAACCAGAGTCGGCTGAGAAATTCAGGAATTTAAAAACCTGCTGTAATGCCATCGTTTGTAGCGCTGTAGAAACTAAAAAGGAAGATTTGAGGAATGTTACAAAGCATCTGGTGATTCCAAAAGCTGTTGTCCTGAAAAAGAAGTCAGGGACGATAAGGAAAGTGGTTCGTGGTATTCGGAAATCGATACGCCAAAAGCGACCTTAA